One Pseudorhodoplanes sinuspersici DNA segment encodes these proteins:
- a CDS encoding bifunctional folylpolyglutamate synthase/dihydrofolate synthase, with amino-acid sequence MTTLDDTLTRLLALHPRLIDLSLDRMWRLLARLDHPERKLPPVIQVAGTNGKGSTIAFMRSILEAAGQHVHVYTSPHLVRFNERFRIAAEGGGQLVGDDELRATLEECERLNAGEPITVFEITTAAGMLLFSRHPADVLLLEVGLGGRLDATNVVDAPLLSVITPVSLDHADYLGDSIESVATEKAGIIKRGVRAVIGPQMPEALSIIERTAQRMRAPLLVAGEHWNASEEHRRLVYQDDNGLLDLPGPKLPGRHQFVNAGVAVAALRASGLRISVEAYDAGLVKAEWPARMQRLTHGHLVTLAPAGSEIWLDGGHNPDGGRAVAVSLADIEERAPKPLVMIVGMLGTKDFEGYLRHFSGLALCLYAVPVPHAERSLPPEQIAETASKIGIPSESAIDVEAALAAIKALSFDTPPRILIGGSLYLAGDVLARNETLPV; translated from the coding sequence ATGACCACGCTCGACGACACACTCACGCGCCTGCTCGCGCTGCATCCCAGGCTGATCGATCTTTCGCTCGACCGGATGTGGCGTCTGCTCGCGCGCCTCGATCACCCCGAGCGAAAGCTGCCACCGGTCATCCAGGTGGCCGGCACGAATGGCAAGGGCTCGACAATCGCCTTCATGCGCTCGATCCTCGAAGCGGCCGGCCAGCATGTGCATGTCTATACCTCGCCGCATCTGGTACGGTTCAACGAGCGCTTCCGGATTGCGGCTGAAGGCGGCGGCCAATTGGTCGGTGATGATGAGTTGCGTGCGACACTTGAAGAGTGCGAGCGCCTCAATGCCGGCGAACCGATCACTGTGTTCGAGATCACGACAGCGGCCGGCATGCTGCTGTTCTCGCGCCACCCTGCCGATGTGCTGCTGCTTGAAGTCGGGCTTGGCGGCCGCCTCGACGCGACCAATGTCGTCGATGCACCGCTGCTGAGCGTCATCACGCCGGTGTCGCTAGATCATGCCGATTACCTCGGCGATTCGATCGAAAGCGTCGCGACGGAAAAAGCAGGCATCATCAAGCGCGGAGTGCGGGCCGTCATTGGCCCGCAAATGCCGGAAGCCCTGTCGATCATCGAACGCACCGCGCAGCGCATGCGGGCACCGCTCCTCGTCGCCGGCGAACACTGGAATGCGAGCGAAGAACATCGCCGCCTTGTCTATCAGGATGACAACGGTCTGCTCGATCTTCCCGGCCCAAAGCTGCCTGGGCGCCATCAATTCGTGAATGCCGGTGTTGCCGTTGCGGCGTTGCGGGCGTCGGGTTTGCGGATTTCGGTGGAGGCTTATGATGCCGGCCTCGTGAAAGCCGAATGGCCGGCACGGATGCAGCGGCTGACACATGGGCATCTTGTTACACTTGCGCCCGCGGGCAGCGAAATCTGGCTCGATGGCGGCCACAATCCCGATGGCGGCCGCGCGGTCGCAGTCTCACTCGCCGATATCGAGGAGCGCGCACCAAAGCCGCTGGTGATGATCGTCGGCATGCTGGGCACGAAGGACTTCGAAGGCTATCTGCGCCATTTCAGCGGGCTGGCGCTGTGCCTCTATGCCGTGCCCGTTCCGCATGCCGAGCGCAGTCTTCCCCCAGAGCAGATTGCCGAAACCGCGAGCAAGATCGGCATTCCGTCCGAAAGCGCGATAGACGTCGAAGCCGCGCTGGCTGCAATCAAGGCGTTGTCATTCGATACGCCGCCGCGCATCCTAATCGGTGGTTCGCTGTATCTTGCGGGCGATGTGCTGGCGCGCAACGAGACACTGCCGGTTTGA
- a CDS encoding ATP-dependent DNA ligase, with product MSLPIKMPFPPMEALSVEDIPTGAEWQYEPKWDGFRSLAFRDGNSVELQSKSGQLLTRYFPELIAALAELKATRFILDGEIVVPDGAAFSFDALLQRIHPAKSRVARLAAETPALFIVFDLLANVDGASLVKDILDTRRQALDHFARTFLRNNKTIRLSPATVKLPDAKKWFARVGNALDGIIAKRRDKPYASGTREAMQKIKNHRSADCVVGGFRYNEGKKVVGSLLLGLYDDAGLLHHVGFTSGLKAAEKAELTKKLERLIAPPGFTGNKPGGPSRWSTKRSAEWQPLRPKLVVEVRYDHFSGDRFRHGTTLLRWRPDKSPRQCTLDQLKQKKANLQKLLA from the coding sequence TGCCTTTCCCGCCGATGGAGGCGCTGTCGGTCGAAGACATCCCGACCGGCGCCGAATGGCAATACGAACCCAAATGGGATGGCTTTCGCAGCCTCGCTTTTCGCGACGGCAATAGCGTGGAGCTGCAGTCCAAATCCGGTCAGTTGCTGACCCGCTATTTTCCCGAGCTGATCGCCGCGCTTGCGGAGTTGAAGGCGACGAGATTCATCCTCGATGGCGAGATCGTCGTGCCGGACGGCGCGGCCTTTTCCTTTGACGCCCTGCTGCAGCGGATCCATCCAGCAAAAAGCCGCGTCGCGCGTCTTGCTGCCGAAACGCCGGCATTATTCATCGTATTCGATCTGCTGGCCAATGTTGACGGAGCATCACTGGTAAAGGATATCCTCGATACCCGGCGACAGGCGCTCGATCATTTCGCCAGAACATTCCTGCGCAATAACAAGACGATCCGTCTGTCGCCCGCCACCGTGAAATTACCGGACGCAAAGAAATGGTTTGCACGCGTCGGGAATGCACTTGACGGCATCATCGCCAAGCGGCGTGACAAGCCCTATGCATCCGGCACGCGCGAGGCGATGCAGAAGATCAAGAATCATCGCAGTGCCGACTGTGTCGTCGGCGGCTTTCGCTACAATGAGGGCAAGAAAGTCGTCGGCTCTCTGCTGCTTGGCCTCTATGACGACGCAGGCCTGTTGCACCACGTCGGCTTCACATCAGGACTGAAAGCTGCCGAAAAAGCCGAACTGACAAAGAAGCTGGAAAGACTGATTGCCCCGCCCGGCTTCACCGGCAACAAACCGGGCGGCCCGAGCCGCTGGTCCACCAAGCGGTCGGCTGAATGGCAGCCGCTCAGACCCAAGCTTGTCGTGGAGGTGCGCTACGATCACTTCTCCGGCGATCGCTTCCGTCACGGCACAACCTTATTGCGCTGGCGGCCCGACAAATCGCCCAGGCAATGCACGCTCGATCAGCTCAAGCAGAAGAAAGCCAATTTGCAGAAGCTTCTGGCCTAA